tgttccgtcccatgatgtgatagggggcgagcctatcgccatatcgggcacaaattccagactccgggctgatactgagcagaaaaacccaaatatcactttacccgacccaggattcgaacccaggacctcagagagctattgtaccggacgtgcaatacaactacgccaccgaggcagtctgttTTACccactttttaaaatatgatatcatAGTTTAAGCATAATTAAGTCAAACACAAAGTAgttcaaagataaaaaaaaagttacgattttattttttgggcTGGTTTCTGACGTGCTATATTTCTGGAGGCCAAAAAAGGAAGTTACCATTATCATTAGGCAATATTCAATTTAGACTAAACTGACATTACTATTGGGTGTGATCAGCATCTTTGCCATGtcaaaatatagaaatatgaaTGTACGTAACATCACTATATCCACGAAAACGAAATAATAATGTCGTTACAAATAATGAACACCCTGTAATATAATTGGCAAGTATTTGTGCTTTGGTTATTTTATTCCTCCACCAATTAACAatggttataattaaatttttaataatttttgtaatgataaatatattttatttctatcaccattatcctaataaaatatacttaacacaTTCGAGACTATCATTATTAGAATGCTGTGTTACATTATACCCTTAGGCCTTCACAATACACATTcattcataaaactaaaaagcGTTTGCAAAATAAGCTGCATTATGAAATCTAAAGTTTATACAGAATGTTCCATTTATAGTGCTAAAACTTCTTGACTATAATATTTTGGACACTCTGTATACGCATTGCACTTATTCGCCATAAAAAAGGAATTTCCACCTTAAAAtcaagttaatataatataaaacttaatatatttaatactatgttataaattctaaaattgttttatccTAACTCGTCTCGAATGCGTTAAATAAGAGTATTCATAATAAACTTAACAAATTAAACGCTATCTAGGAATGTAGCCGCACATATAACGTATGTTACCTTCGTACAAAATCATATTAACTACCCATTGTAAAGTATACACGGTGCGGGGGactgtatgttattttttaggCTTTTTTAATGATGCTATATACtctgaaaatgtaaataaaaatataataaataaaccagaactgaaagttaaattaaaaatatgttaaacaagaaatcataatgtttataattttagttccTATATACATGTGATTAgaaaagaaaaggaagaaatTCGTTTTCGTCGATAACAATTGTCCGCCAATTTGAATGGTATACCCGTAGTCcatataatacatacaaataacaaatttacTAGAAAAGTAGTCATATTTTGGGTGTGACCTTTCAGCTAGAGTTATTCTCAAGCCTTCAAGTTTATGGGTTTACTATAATCACAATAcattgaatatatatatttttttaagttattgtaaTGGTAACTAAGAAGTCAATGAAGTTATTTGAAGCATATACTGTTCATTTTGGCTTCAATATCTCTAAgaccttttatttataatcctcGTAGAACCACTTCTATattcaatagaaatattactGGCTCATTATTAGAAGGTCTCTGCTATATTTCAtgtgcaaatttaattataaacttcacATAGTTCTAAGTCTTTTTCAGTGATCCAAGAGAAATAAAGAAGGAACCATGAAttgttttcatttcaaatttttaccaacatgaatattttaaatctcatttttgcaacgtaagtaataaaaaagacataggtccttgtaatagtgagccatggatatattaatatataatgatatatctttatataattCACTTACCGTCGATAGTGCCGAACTCTCTCTCGTGTGCTCGCGTCAGCACTTGCTTGTAAAGAGTCTCGGCCTCCTTGTACTTGCCCTGGAGACAATTGATTATATTTCAACACTTTGTTCTCGATTAGTAGAATCGATACTTGGTTACTACTAGACTATAAGATTTATAGAaccaaataacaaatttaagaCATTAAGAATTGCAGGGTcgtaataaatacttttaacttAATGATTATCGATAACAAAGAATATCGATAATTAATGCTATCTACATGTATTTTAGTCACTTACATTACATTATGCATTTTACTATATTAACTActtaatgcttgacatgttagccggctaacattccaatcaTTACGATGGCAAATGGGTTAAGGAGACCGTGTTTTCTAACGCGTTTAGTAAcagtataatatgttttttctcGGTGCATACCTGTTTGAGATAGCAAGAAGCGAGGTTGTTCTTTGTCTTGGCCACGTTAGGGTCGTCGGGTCCGAGTTTGCTCTCGTATATCTCCAGCGCGCGCTGGTAATACTGCTCCACCTCCTCATATTTGTTCTGTGTGGACGTATCGaaaattgttaatgtattttggtatatatatatatctcgcttttatttttctttttgtctttacaatgttattttattactttaaagaaATTTTTGGAAGACATTTTCACAAATCACATTCTAGTAAACAACGTAATAATTGTGCCTTCAACCATTGacattttcgaaataaaaacaacaagaAATTCACGTCCGCGACCAACGATGATTTCATATTTGAATACCGTCATTCGAAACGCTGTCAGGACAAGTTGGTAAGTATAGTGGTATGGACCTGGTTCTGGCAGAGCAGCGCCAGGTTGTTGAGCTGCTTGGCCACGTCGGGGTGGTCGCGGCCCAGCACGGCCTCGCGGATGCACAGCGCGCGCTTGCACAGTGGCTCCGCCTCGCGGTATTTTCCTGCGGAAACATTCATCAGATATTTATACAACAAACTTAACATGCCTCGTTTGCCTGATACACGGGTTGGATAAggtgatattgatttttttgttgaaagAAGCAGCATCATACCGGCTTTTGACACTGGACTTGCCTCCGTTACTTGTGATCTAATATAATTCGCGAAATACGAGTATGTAGCACCTCCGACTACTCTTAAAATGGAAATAGacataatgttattatgtatgtatgtgttgtTACCTCGTTTCCCGTACAGCACGGCGAGGTTGTTGAGCGTGGCGGCGACGGCCGGGTGGTTCTCGCCGAGCGTCTTCTCGCGGATGGATAGCGCGTCGTTCAGCAGGTTGGCCGCTTCCTTGTACTTGTTTTGATCTCTGAAATACACAATTGTTAGTTGAAACGGGTGGTAATTACCTTTGAGCTTACTATATCTCATAAAAACAATGTGGTACAGAGGAAGATATACTATGCTGTttagatgatgtaccgtagtttaaaattataagagcATAATTTAGGACTTGGTACTTTCATATGGTGTTTATTATAGTCAGCTTAAACTTCTTATAATTTACTAAGGCATAGCAAGCCTGCcttcatgacatattatttttttcattgtatCTTTCTGGATATGAGCAAGGTCTGCCCTGGATatatagtctgttcagaaagagaaccgtCGTTGCCGAAAACTGAACtaattttacgatttttatatAGCAACCCTTCCACGCCATATAGTAAAtgttaaacttatttttcatgtcgtattgctttgttataaataatcttGCGTGTTGCTTTAAGGGATTTTTGTATAGGAATATaccgaaactaaacaaaaaaagtcATTAAATATAGTAGCGACCTCAAATTCCACGTCAGTTCACTTTTTGAACGGactatatctataatattatagataatatctTTTGTAAAGTATATACCTGTACACAAGCGCGAGAATATTCAACATAGTGGCGACGTCGGGATGATCGTGTCCCGAGGTCTTCTCCAGGTCCTCGAGGGCCTGTTTGCAGAGCGGCACGGCGACCTCGTACCGTCCCTGCGACGCGTACTGGATCACCAGGTTGTGCAGCGTGCGCAGGCGAGCTGGAATCTCGTAGCCCGCGTTCACTTGTTGGGCGAAGTGCATCGGCGGGGTTGGGGACATCGCTGCAGACAAAACAAGGTGTTTAAAATGAGTCGTATTTATTGAATGAATCTctcctagtcgaatttcgaccacggcggccaacctcaacggagatcagccaggtacgcaggacatattgtagtgtacaagtgtgtgcgcaatacataggtacactctctgtttcgtcactctcatagtccggtgagatggcgatcggacatgaccggagagagatcaggtgcttatttattgatatagttTATCAGTGGAGtggatatttattatactacttCGGTTAGCAGGGATATGTAAACGAACAATCAGCCGCAAGCTGTCCACTTCCAAATATAAACTCCAACCACAGATTTTCAGATGGAGCTGTTGGAAGCGATTAGCAACAGGGACTTTCTACGAACTTAAATGTTTCTCGATATTGTCAGTTTCTACACTCTTCTAAAAACCAAActatatgatttaattatatttggtgCATTACTATTTCCCTTACATTTGTTATTCCTGTTGTCCTCGTGGTCGTCGTCTGGGAACAGTTCCACCATGGGATCGTCGCGCTTCTTCTCGCCCTGCCCGCTGCGGTTGTTCTCCGACTCTTCGGTCATGTCACTGTCGTATTTGCTGcgaacaataatatatattactcaCTATTTCACTCGAATATCTACCCGCTTTAGGATTAAACTTTAGAGTGACTATCTGGCCCTCACATCCAACATTTTAACTCCTGGAATCCATGATCGAAAGCAGCACGCATTGTATGACACTAAATGGTAAAGCTCAGCGCGTTTTAAGAACACTGAGCAGTCTTAACCAGCAACGCAATTAAACttatagaaagatagggagttGGAGGACTAAATTTCCACTCTTTCGATAGCAACGCATATTCGTAAatgtaaactttaattattgatttcacatacacaccctgtatattacacaatgatgatttatttttacccaaccgaatttcggccatggcggtcaatctcaacgaagatcagccaagtacgcagtaGATAGTAAGGTGTAACTCATGACTGATGACATTCCTTACTTTTCTCATGACTATAGACTTACCGTATAGAAGCCATGAAATCCAGATGCTTGTTCTCCTCTTCTAACTGCGCGACCCTCTGCTCTGAGGCCTGGAGGTGCTGCTGGGCGGCGGCCAGCTCGTCGCGGAGCCACGCGTTTTCCTGGCACAGCCGGCGCACCTGCGTGCGAAGCTTTTGCTTCTCCGCCTCAACTGATTGCAGATGGGAGGCTAGGGCCATCATTACCTGGAAACAAGAGATGGGTGGTTAGTAAGAGTCGACATACATATGGAATACGTTCTAATTTCGAGAGggaaataagtatttaaacaaGAAAATTGACTGAAGAAGTTCGTTTCAGTTCTGCATCTTTATATGTAGCGTTTCATGTCTGGTAAAGGTGTATTTGAGCTTAATTACATCTCACATTCTGGGTtccaattcaaattatttagcGGTCCGATTTGAGATATGCGGACAGATTCTATGCCTATTACATTACGGGAATAAGGTACGCCATGGGTGCGCTAACACTTCTTATCTCTACCTACCTCATTTAGTGCTAGAGTTGATATTGTTAGGATTAATCTAGAACCATCATTTCTAAGCTTGCATTAAATTGACATTTGAATTGAATTACCGTCTGACCATCCTCAATATCTCAAAACAAGCGGACATCGATACATGACGTTGAGTTTGACCACCCAACGTGCTGACCATCTTAATCAATTTACATCACATTATTGCATACCCTGTTCatgttttctaataaattatacataatcatGTCCATCAAGTTCCTTCTCACTTAAATCGTTATTGGAATGAGCTTAAACTATGTTATTAAGACGCGTGCGCAAAACAACTTGTAAGCTTCAACGGTAATAGTTTACTTGGTGACGTTTTACAtagttataatatgaaatttctaCTTTCTATCAATCTTGGATACGATGACATTTACAACCAATTTATCGTATAAACGAGGTTTattaaaggaaattattatataggtTTAAATGAGTATCTTTTCTCTTTATATAAACTCATAGAAATGTTGGCGCAGTACGCACATTAGAATTATACGCATAGAACTTAATTGCCATCTTAACCGTTACTGCAGGATTTGTAGTGAAAAtaggtgaataaaaatatggtttCTTTGAAAtgcattgtagccaatgtaactactggacataattagacttaacacCTTATAtttcaggatgacgagcgcagtggaataccaaacaatactttgtaattaaaggtgttggatggtgtttctactgtttacgggcggtcgtatggcttaccatcaaACGAACGACAAgcttatctcgtcattcaaagcaataaaaaaaggctcATGTATGACCTtctttgattggttaattcttgTCGATAAACTAGGGGCGTTGTGTTGAATGTTGCTCGCTAATATTGTGTTGGCTTGCCTTACACGAGTTCAAACAATTGAAACCTaactaaagttttttttgtaattgacGAGTTTTAGAATccaaattaattcattaatttattatattttcttctttcaAATGTGCTTgaccttaatataaataactcgACTTGACGTACAATAAGTGCCCGAAACAGATGCTAATAACATTCCAATGATAACATTAAATGCATGTACGATTACTTAATCGTTAATAATCTCACTGGATTACAACCGGACATTATCATTCACTTTGTATGTTTATACTTGGGTCATTgacatttttttacaacaatatgGAGACAAATCCGCGCCCTATCACATTGTAGGTCAGAATGAAGCCCGATGAACATTTGAAAGACTAGTCGCAAGTTGTTTCGTGGCAGATAGACAGTGACCGTACCATACCTACCCATAATATCGTAAACGAATTTCATACTATACACAAACACATACCTACTCGCGGCTTTTATTAGTAGAAGGAGTAGACGCGCAACTGGTTCACCCACTTTATATTCCGTCcagtgatgtgataggggagcGAACCCATCACCATATCGCACACAAATTACAgattccgggctaatactgagtataAAACCCAATAGCACTTCgcccgacccggagatcgaacccgagaccccCGCCCTACAGTATTACATTAATACAACTACATTAAGACAATCGGCTACAAACTAAATGCTCTTCATAAACCTCTAAATAAGAACTTTAAACTCACATTAAAAATGAATGtgaattgaatataataaaacccTAACACATGTACTTATTAAGTTAATCAGCATCCAATGTTAGACGagtttataaaacaaaccaAGTTAGAATAATCATGTGTCAAATGAAGAGACATCACAGCGCCATGTTTCGAGCGCCCTAAACAGAAAATAACACTCTCAGCTCATAAAGACGTTATGTCAGTCACTCGACTAGTGGTAACAGGCGGTATGTATAAATAGCCGTGGTGGGTAGACAGCGCGCCACCCTGTAGGTAGGGTTGCCAGCCGTACTTCcaatattcacaattataacccatttaccagcggaatgtttgctttttattatttattgcataataaggttatttttccgtgacacgcgtaatgtcatgtaactgtcatgtttaCCGGctaacattccgctggtaaatgggttaaaaaGCTTTGCATAAATGTAATGCGAATATGATTGTatcctattatattattatttgccaATGACATTTATGCTTATCCTTGACAAAAGAAAAGGTGTGAGTGTATAAATTCATCAAAAGTAGGTTGTAAATGGTAGTCactttattaagtatattttagctTTATTTCAATTGCCCAATTAAAATTCAACTACCTACGTatgtaaaaatcaaattaaggCGATTTTTAAtacagataatatatttaagtaacagAATACATCAGTTGTAATATCattcgtaataaaataatattcgcaCAAAAAAAAGTGCCAAAAGCCGAGTTGATACCAACatgctattaaaaaaattacatcccTTTTTTTTATGAGGTTTCCTATTTTCCCCATAAAAAGTTGGCAACCCCACGCTAGCAGTGGTTCCACACATCCACACACTTTTGTTTTCACTAAAAACAAACATTCCCACGTTCATCAGTTCATTTTGTCGAGTCAAGCACTTCCTTTCATGAGAGATGACGACGCGAGTGACGAGCGGGAGCGACTGCGGCCATTTATTATGTGACTTATTGAGGAATGCCTGAttctactaatataaatttgaaaatatatctgccttggtggcatagcTGTATTTcaatacgactgcagtgttgaaTTTTTCTACTCGTTATCAGCCTGGAGCATGGAATTCGTGCTCGATAtgagcgataggctcgccccccatcacatcatgggacggaatacacacgacgaaaAATGGGTTAGTGGGTGGTTATAAAAGTcgtatgtatgtgtgtttatgcgtgtatattatatagatgtttttagattaaattgctgtatagatttaaagaaaatttagtACACAAGTATACTATATGAGCCTTACTGAATAACTATCATAGTTATACAACATTTTACATTGCTTTCTCTGACTGTAAATGTTACTCAACGTAGCCAGACATAATACTGAATACTTATTAGACGATTACAAAGATTATTAGCAACGTGgtatgtatacaaaatatacctataatactTATGGTTGCctggccctgtattatatactgtcccgttgggcacgggtctcctctactactagaACGGATTAGGCCAcggtctaccacgctggcctatgtCTATGCACTCTGACATTATTATTGAAGTTAAAGACTACGCGCGCAATAAAACCACGTGAAAACGGtagtcaataaatataattgcagAGAATCCgagtattttaacaaaatatttcccGTTATAGTCATATCAATATATCGATATATATGAACTACGTACTAcatctggcgttccgaacactcactgtTTTCAACtaaagtgtactgcaatccggcaTTGTTTGCCATTctacttatactctatttaaagcgcaCTCGATCGCgtcgattgatgttttagcgctgcaacGAACTTGTTCTAcagatttttatagtttatatagacttcgtgtctatagaatatacgtcaatgcatcAAAAATGTTAATCCACGtggatttgaatttgtttttactattaaCTTATCTGGATAATTAGTCATTATATTAAACCTATGTAATCAATAAAAACTGTAGATTCCTTTGTTTATATTGTGATTCTTTTGAACAATAGTTGACATGGCTTGTTATTTAGTCAAAACAAGAAATAGTTAAATAttgcaacacaaaaaaaaaacaataatcagtgttaaataaataaaaaaaatataactcataCTATGTAAAATGTAcgaatataaatactattttaccgATAACAGTAAGtgcataatgtttattatttatcattaggTTTTGAACGCAGCTCGGCCCGCGTGAAGTTTTTTATTCACGTTTTTCATTTTTGTGGTAAAAAGCCTATAGCACACA
The nucleotide sequence above comes from Manduca sexta isolate Smith_Timp_Sample1 chromosome 11, JHU_Msex_v1.0, whole genome shotgun sequence. Encoded proteins:
- the LOC115445807 gene encoding kinesin light chain isoform X1 translates to MSKTLNAYRIKKIESLGRMTAMTQEEMVAGARTVAAGLEALRAEHAQLLAGLAANTEHEHEKAALVRKSIDAIELGLGEAQVMMALASHLQSVEAEKQKLRTQVRRLCQENAWLRDELAAAQQHLQASEQRVAQLEEENKHLDFMASIRKYDSDMTEESENNRSGQGEKKRDDPMVELFPDDDHEDNRNNKSMSPTPPMHFAQQVNAGYEIPARLRTLHNLVIQYASQGRYEVAVPLCKQALEDLEKTSGHDHPDVATMLNILALVYRDQNKYKEAANLLNDALSIREKTLGENHPAVAATLNNLAVLYGKRGKYREAEPLCKRALCIREAVLGRDHPDVAKQLNNLALLCQNQNKYEEVEQYYQRALEIYESKLGPDDPNVAKTKNNLASCYLKQGKYKEAETLYKQVLTRAHEREFGTIDGDNKPIWQVAEEREENKHLQKENAPYGEYGGWHKAAKVDSPTVTTTLKNLGALYRRQGKYEAAETLEDCALRSRKEALDIVKQSRARSARHGSRDNMEHHDHHDEGTNQASEPRMNLKSKLFNALGINTGSNAPHQ
- the LOC115445807 gene encoding kinesin light chain isoform X3, which gives rise to MSKTLNAYRIKKIESLGRMTAMTQEEMVAGARTVAAGLEALRAEHAQLLAGLAANTEHEHEKAALVRKSIDAIELGLGEAQVMMALASHLQSVEAEKQKLRTQVRRLCQENAWLRDELAAAQQHLQASEQRVAQLEEENKHLDFMASIRKYDSDMTEESENNRSGQGEKKRDDPMVELFPDDDHEDNRNNKSMSPTPPMHFAQQVNAGYEIPARLRTLHNLVIQYASQGRYEVAVPLCKQALEDLEKTSGHDHPDVATMLNILALVYRDQNKYKEAANLLNDALSIREKTLGENHPAVAATLNNLAVLYGKRGKYREAEPLCKRALCIREAVLGRDHPDVAKQLNNLALLCQNQNKYEEVEQYYQRALEIYESKLGPDDPNVAKTKNNLASCYLKQGKYKEAETLYKQVLTRAHEREFGTIDGDNKPIWQVAEEREENKHLQKENAPYGEYGGWHKAAKVDSPTVTTTLKNLGALYRRQGKYEAAETLEDCALRSRKEGTNQASEPRMNLKSKLFNALGINTGSNAPHQ
- the LOC115445807 gene encoding kinesin light chain isoform X2 — encoded protein: MTAMTQEEMVAGARTVAAGLEALRAEHAQLLAGLAANTEHEHEKAALVRKSIDAIELGLGEAQVMMALASHLQSVEAEKQKLRTQVRRLCQENAWLRDELAAAQQHLQASEQRVAQLEEENKHLDFMASIRKYDSDMTEESENNRSGQGEKKRDDPMVELFPDDDHEDNRNNKSMSPTPPMHFAQQVNAGYEIPARLRTLHNLVIQYASQGRYEVAVPLCKQALEDLEKTSGHDHPDVATMLNILALVYRDQNKYKEAANLLNDALSIREKTLGENHPAVAATLNNLAVLYGKRGKYREAEPLCKRALCIREAVLGRDHPDVAKQLNNLALLCQNQNKYEEVEQYYQRALEIYESKLGPDDPNVAKTKNNLASCYLKQGKYKEAETLYKQVLTRAHEREFGTIDGDNKPIWQVAEEREENKHLQKENAPYGEYGGWHKAAKVDSPTVTTTLKNLGALYRRQGKYEAAETLEDCALRSRKEALDIVKQSRARSARHGSRDNMEHHDHHDEGTNQASEPRMNLKSKLFNALGINTGSNAPHQ